GAAGCGGGCGCCGTCGAAGATGCGCGCGCCGGTCAGGACCTGCATCATACCGTCTCCGTCACCTTGCGCAGATGCGGCGGCGTGTCGGGGTCGAAGCCGCGCCGCCGCGCCAGTTCCTCGATGAAGGCGTAAAAGCCCGCGATGGCGACCAGCGGCGCCACCAGCGGATGCAGGCCCTCGACCAGGGGCAGGGTCACGGCGCCCTCGACCTCGGCGCCGGTGATGAAGACATCGGCGCCCTGCGCCACCAGCCGCTCGGCGGTCGAGACCACATGCGGCAGGGCGGCGTCCGGCATCCCCAGCACGAAGACCGGGAAATTCGCCTGCACGATGGCGGCCGGGCCGTGCAGCACCTCGGCGGCGGAATAGGCCTCGGCATGGATGCCGCAGGTCTCCTTGAACTTCAGCGCCGCCTCGCAGGCGATGGCAAAGCCCGGGCCGCGGCCCAGCACGAAGGCGGAACTGGCCCGCGCCAGCCGCGCCGACATCGGCGACCAGTCCAGCGCCACCGCCTGACCCAGCGCCTCGGGCAGGGCGGCGACGGCGTCACGCAGCGCGTTGTCCTCGCGCGATTCCGCCA
This portion of the Paracoccus sp. N5 genome encodes:
- a CDS encoding SIS domain-containing protein, whose product is MSQTHMAREVAEIPEAAARFLSLSRDAVLEAADAVRRRDPDLVVTVARGSSDHAATYIKYAVELLAGIPVASVGPSIASIYRRPLRLGGTACLGISQSGRSPDGVEMMRSAAMSGALTIAVTNDPESPMARSSVHCLPLQAGEERSVAATKTFVCSVLALLSLLAESREDNALRDAVAALPEALGQAVALDWSPMSARLARASSAFVLGRGPGFAIACEAALKFKETCGIHAEAYSAAEVLHGPAAIVQANFPVFVLGMPDAALPHVVSTAERLVAQGADVFITGAEVEGAVTLPLVEGLHPLVAPLVAIAGFYAFIEELARRRGFDPDTPPHLRKVTETV